A genome region from Dendrosporobacter quercicolus includes the following:
- a CDS encoding amidohydrolase family protein: MKKIALEEAFAVKGVEKFTPQLLSLREFRQNEAKLIDLADMRIRAMDEGEVDIAVVSATSPSIQGLENHQIEVETARAWNDYVAEAIQSRRNRLRAFACLPMREPDAAIEELTRAVKDLGLVGALINGYDNAGNLAPIYYDAPEYLDFWKAAEALDVPVYIHPRTVPDDRETTYKPYPELRGAAWGFHVETAEHVLRMIISGLFDQVPNLKIILGHAGEFLPFWCYRIDHRIQREGWDGEVAAKNGRPRKLSVTEYVKRNIYATTSGFFYTPALEHILRVLGPEHVMYSADYPYEDMTEANEWFKTLDFVPGVLQAIAYDNAKRILKL, encoded by the coding sequence GTGAAAAAGATTGCTTTGGAAGAAGCCTTTGCCGTAAAAGGTGTGGAAAAATTTACTCCCCAGTTGCTTAGTCTGCGGGAGTTTCGGCAAAACGAGGCTAAGCTCATTGACTTGGCAGACATGAGGATCCGCGCTATGGACGAGGGAGAGGTGGATATTGCGGTGGTTTCGGCGACCTCACCGTCTATTCAAGGGCTGGAGAATCATCAAATTGAGGTTGAGACCGCCCGGGCCTGGAACGACTATGTGGCAGAAGCCATTCAGTCCCGCAGGAACCGCCTGCGTGCCTTCGCCTGCCTGCCTATGCGGGAACCGGATGCTGCCATCGAAGAATTGACCCGGGCTGTCAAGGACTTGGGATTGGTAGGAGCGCTGATTAACGGGTATGACAACGCTGGAAACCTGGCCCCCATCTACTACGATGCCCCGGAATATTTAGATTTCTGGAAAGCCGCCGAAGCGCTGGACGTTCCTGTTTACATCCATCCCCGGACAGTGCCGGACGATCGGGAAACAACGTATAAACCGTATCCGGAGCTAAGGGGAGCGGCTTGGGGATTCCATGTGGAGACGGCGGAACATGTACTGCGGATGATCATCAGTGGCTTGTTTGACCAGGTGCCGAATTTGAAAATTATCTTGGGACACGCAGGAGAATTTTTGCCCTTCTGGTGCTATCGGATTGATCACCGCATCCAAAGAGAGGGCTGGGACGGCGAAGTGGCTGCTAAGAACGGGAGACCGAGAAAGCTGTCCGTGACAGAATATGTAAAGCGTAACATCTACGCCACAACCAGCGGGTTTTTCTACACCCCGGCCTTGGAGCACATCCTGCGGGTACTGGGTCCAGAACACGTTATGTATTCGGCGGATTATCCCTATGAAGACATGACGGAGGCAAACGAATGGTTTAAGACTCTGGATTTCGTCCCGGGTGTATTGCAGGCTATCGCCTACGATAACGCCAAGAGAATCCTCAAACTCTAA